The following proteins come from a genomic window of Eulemur rufifrons isolate Redbay chromosome 24, OSU_ERuf_1, whole genome shotgun sequence:
- the NLRP4 gene encoding NACHT, LRR and PYD domains-containing protein 4 — MASSFFSDFGLIWYLEELKKDEFRKFKEHLKEETLQLGLQQIPWTEVKKASREDLANLLVKRYEEQQMWNITLKIFQKIGRQDLCDKVLRERTGHRKMYQDHVRKKFSDLWSSRSVAGFYAYFRSEVRQEEREHLKLVFAPRETGKQPYTLVIHGLEGIGKTTFLMKVMLAWSESSVYQDRFLYVFYFCCRELKQLTETSLAELISRDWPGSPTPITEIMSQPERLLFIIDSFEQLQCELNEPESDLCSDWMKTQPVRVLLSSLLRKKMLPEASLLIGVASQCPLKLQDQFVCPELLPFPGFSESDRKLFFCCLFQDRSRAMEAFSFVRENKQLFIMCEIPLLCWIVCTCVKQEMEKGKDLALTCRRVTSLFASFVFNLFTPKGANCPNQQSQFQLKGLCSLAAEGMWTEVFEFNEQDLRRNGLLASDIPALLDTKILVKCAKHSYMFIHMSLQEFCAAVFYLLKIDGVHPNPAVRFGETVLLTYLKTQKKARWIALGSFICGLLHENEQEKLDAFFGFQLSREIKQQFHQCLKSLGEHEDLQRQTDFLALFYCLFEMQDEAFARQAMNFLQEVNFCILENSDLEVCAYCLKYCSGLRKLRFTVQKVFKEENGQCSMSSGSLIHWHHVCSVLTISEHLEEFKLMDSILNASALMTLCNQLRHPSCRLQTLELNAVSFSGETMVVFEVLFHNPDLKHLNLFNINLSRDDVQLLCRALTYRMCNIEKLVLGSCSLSLEDCEVFASVLSSNKKLKHLNLTCNYLDQGMRPLCEALCHPDCALEDLVLACCYLSEHCWEYLSKALMCSKTLHHLDLSVNTLKDEGLAILCEALKHPDCCLGSLCLIKCFFTAAGCQGLASVLISNQNLKNLQLGYNDIGDMGVKVLCEALTHPNCRLEKLGLEGCELTSACCKDLSSVLTSSKTLWKLNLVMNAFDHSGMVVLCEALRHPDCALRILVLNKYEFDEETQMFLMAEEERNPHLAITDE, encoded by the exons ATGgcatcatctttcttttctgattttgggCTTATATGGTATCTAGAGGAGCTCAAGAAGGACGAGTTCAGAAAATTTAAGGAGCACCTCAAGGAAGAGACTTTGCAACTTGGACTCCAGCAAATTCCCTGGACCGAAGTGAAAAAAGCCTCCCGGGAAGATCTAGCAAACCTGTTGGTCAAGCGTTATGAGGAACAACAAATGTGGAATATAACCTTAAAGATCTTTCAGAAGATCGGTAGACAGGATCTCTGCGATAAGGTCCTGAGGGAGAGAACAG GACACAGAAAGATGTATCAAGATCACGTTAGGAAGAAATTCAGCGATCTATGGTCCAGCAGATCTGTCGCTGGTTTTTATGCGTACTTTCGCTCAGAAGTCAGACAGGAAGAACGTGAACATTTGAAACTTGTTTTTGCTCCCAGGGAAACGGGGAAACAGCCGTATACGTTGGTCATTCACGGGCTGGAAGGAATTGGAAAAACAACATTTCTGATGAAGGTAATGTTGGCCTGGTCAGAGAGCAGCGTCTATCAGGATAGATTCCTATACGTGTTCTACTTCTGCTGCCGAGAACTGAAGCAGTTGACGGAGACAAGCTTGGCTGAATTGATTTCCAGGGACTGGCCCGGCTCCCCCACGCCTATCACAGAGATCATGTCTCAGCCAGAGAGACTCTTGTTCATCATCGATAGCTTCGAACAACTGCAATGTGAGTTGAATGAACCCGAGTCAGACTTGTGCAGCGACTGGATGAAAACGCAGCCAGTGCGGGTGCTCCTGAGCAGCTTGCTGAGGAAGAAGATGCTCCCAGAGGCCTCACTGCTCATCGGAGTGGCATCTCAGTGCCCATTGAAACTTCAGGATCAGTTTGTGTGCCCAGAACTCCTACCCTTCCCAGGATTCAGTGAGAGTGACCGGAAGCTCTTTTTCTGCTGTTTATTTCAAGACAGGAGTAGAGCCATGGAAGCTTTCAGTTTTGTGAGGGAAAACAAACAACTGTTTATCATGTGCGAAATCCCCCTCCTCTGCTGGATTGTGTGCACCTGTGTGAAGCAAGAGATGGAGAAAGGCAAAGATCTGGCGCTGACCTGCCGACGTGTCACCTCTCTGTTTGCCTCGTTTGTCTTTAACTTGTTTACACCCAAGGGTGCTAATTGTCCAAATCAGCAAAGCCAATTCCAGCTGAAGGGGCTGTGCTCCCTGGCTGCAGAGGGCATGTGGACCGAGGTGTTTGAGTTTAATGAGCAGGATCTCAGGAGAAATGGGTTACTTGCCTCGGACATCCCTGCATTGCTGGACACAAAGATCCTTGTGAAGTGCGCGAAGCACTCATACATGTTCATTCACATGAGCCTCCAGGAGTTCTGTGCGGCCGTGTTCTACTTGCTAAAGATCGACGGTGTCCATCCTAACCCAGCTGTCAGATTTGGAGAGACAGTACTCCTTACTTATCTAAAGACACAAAAGAAAGCACGCTGGATTGCTTTGGGGAGTTTTATATGTGGTTTGTTACatgaaaatgaacaagaaaaactAGATGCATTTTTTGGCTTCCAACTGTCCCGAGAGATAAAGCAGCAATTTCACCAGTGCCTGAAGAGCTTAGGCGAACATGAAGATCTTCAGAGGCAGACAGATTTCTTGGCGTTGTTTTACTGTCTGTTTGAGATGCAGGATGAAGCCTTTGCAAGGCAGGCCATGAACTTCCTCCAAGAAGTTAACTTTTGTATCCTTGAAAACTCGGACTTGGAGGTTTGCGCCTACTGCTTGAAATACTGTTCTGGCTTGAGGAAACTTCGGTTTACCGTCCAAAAGGTCTTTAAGGAAGAGAATGGACAGTGCTCTAT GTCAAGTGGCAGCCTCATCCACTGGCATCACGTTTGCTCTGTGCTCACGATCAGTGAGCACCTCGAAGAATTCAAGCTGATGGACAGTATCCTCAATGCGTCAGCTCTGATGACTTTGTGTAATCAGCTGAGACATCCCAGTTGCCGCCTTCAAACACTTGA GCTAAATGCTGTTTCCTTTTCTGGTGAGACTATGGTTGTCTTTGAGGTGCTTTTTCACAACCCAGACTTGAAACACCTGAACCTCTTCAACATAAATCTCTCTCGGGATGACGTGCAGCTGCTCTGTAGAGCCTTGACCTATAGAATGTGCAACATAGAAAAACTAGT gctgggaagttgtAGCCTTTCACTGGAGGACTGTGAAGTCTTCGCCTCGGTTCTGAGCAGCAACAAGAAGCTGAAGCATCTGAACCTAACCTGCAACTACTTGGACCAGGGGATGCGCCCCTTGTGTGAAGCCTTGTGCCACCCAGACTGTGCCCTGGAGGACCTGGT GTTGGCTTGCTGCTACCTCAGTGAGCATTGCTGGGAATACCTCTCCAAAGCTCTCATGTGTAGCAAAACCCTGCACCATCTAGACCTCAGTGTGAACACCCTGAAGGATGAAGGATTGGCAATTCTCTGTGAAGCCCTGAAGCACCCAGACTGCTGCCTGGGGTCACTGTG tttgataaaatgttttttcacTGCCGCCGGCTGTCAAGGACTTGCCTCTGTTCTTATCAGCAATCAAAACCTGAAAAATCTGCAGCTTGGATACAACGATATAGGAGACATGGGCGTGAAGGTGTTGTGTGAAGCTCTGACACATCCCAACTGCCGCTTGGAGAAACTTGG GTTGGAAGGATGTGAATTAACCAGTGCCTGCTGCAAGGATCTCTCTTCTGTTCTCACCAGCAGTAAGACCCTGTGGAAGCTAAACCTGGTCATGAACGCCTTTGACCACAGTGGGATGGTTGTGCTCTGTGAGGCCCTGAGACATCCAGATTGTGCCCTGCGGATTCTTGT GCTGAATAAATATGAATTTGATGAGGAAACCCAGATGTTCCTGATGGCTGAGGAAGAGAGAAATCCCCACTTGGCAATCACAGATGAATGA